A segment of the Sphingomonas cannabina genome:
CGGCTCGCGGCGGCGCTGACGATGCTGCCGCCCGCGGGCGCCGCCGCCCAGACGATCGCCACACCCCCTGCCCCCGCGGCGACCGACGAGCGAATCGCGGTGCCGAAGGACTATGTCCAGGTGTGGGCCGACGAGTTCGACACACCCGGCCTGCCCGATCCCGCCAAATGGCGCTACGACACTTCGCGCAACCGCGAGGGCTGGTGGAACAACGAGCTGCAATATTATGCGGCCGGCCGGCGCGAGAATGCGCGGGTCGAGGACGGCCATCTCGTGATCGAGACGCGCAAGGAGCGGGTCGACAAGGCGGCCGACTATGGCGGGCAGGACTACAGCTCGGCCAAGCTGTTCACGCAGGGCGTCGCCGACTGGACCTACGGCTTCTTCGAGGTCCGCGCGAAGCTCGCCTGCGGCAAGGGCAACTGGCCGGCGATCTGGACGCTAGGGTCGGACGCAGGCGCCGGGTGGCCCAGGCTCGGCGAGATCGACATCATGGAGCATGTCGGCCAGACGCCGGGAACGATCCACGGATCGGTGCATACCAAGGCCTACAACCACGTCGCCAAGACGCAGAAGACCGCCGAGGCGCAGGTGCCGGACGCGTGCACCGCCTTCCACACCTATCAACTCGACTGGACCGCCGACCGCATCCTGATCGGCGTCGACGGGCGCGCCTACATGCGCTTCGACAACGACCATAAGGGCGACTCTGCGACCTGGCCGTTCGACAAGCCGCAGTATCTGATCCTCAATGTCGCGGTCGGTGGCTGGGGTGCGGACCAAGGGATCGATCCGGCCGCCTTTCCGGCGCGGATGGAGGTGGATTACGTGCGGGTGTGGCAGAAGCGGTAGGGGTGAGCTCGGCCGTCCATCCCGTTGACGCCGGGCCGTAGCCTCATGTCTTCGCTTTCCCATCTTTGGCCTTGGTTAGGGCTTGGCGTCGCCGCGGCGCTGCTCGCCGCCCTGCTGTTCGGCGATCTACGCGGCGACCGCGCAGAGCCGCGGACCAGGGACATGAGCTGGCTCGCCTGGGCGGCCACCGCGGCCTACCTGCTTCATCAGTTCGAGGAGCATGGCATCGATGCGCGAGGCATGCCTTATGCCTTCCGTAGCACGCTTTGCGCCACATTCGGCTTCGCGGACGCGACACATTGCCCGATCCCGGACGCCTTCATTGCCGCGGTGAATATTCCGGTGGTCTGGCTGGCCGGCCCGATCTCCGCCTTGCTCGGGCGCCGCTGGCCGGCGATCGCATTGAGCTATCTGAGCGTGCCGGCCGTCAACGCTGTCGCGCATCTGGGGCCGGCGATAGCGAGCGGCAGCTACAATCCGGGCCTCGTTACCGCAGTCCTTCTGTTCCTGCCGCTATCGATCTGGACTTTCCGGATCGCGCTGCGCCGACCGGACCTCGGAGGGCTGGCCGTGGCCGCGACTCTCCTTGGCGGCATCCTGATCCACGCCGTGCTCATGCTTTCGCTCAAGGCGTATCTGGCCGGCGGGATCAGCGAGACCGTCCTTATCGCGATCCAGATCTTCAACCCGGCTGTTCCGATGCTGCTGGTCGCGGCCGTCGCATCGCGACGACCGCTTCGGCGTGCGACCTGATATCCGTCGGGCCCCCTACCACCGCGTCGGCTTGGGGTTGCGGGCGTCGAAGTCCATCTGGTGCCAGTAGGGATAGGCGGGCGTGCGGCGGCTGGCGTCGTCGAGGCGCTCGATCTGCTCTGTAGTGAGCGACCAGCCGACCGCGCCGAGATTGGCCTTGAGCTGCTCCTCGTTGCGCGCGCCGATCACGATGTTGGCCACCGTCGGTCGGCTCAGCAGCCAGTTGAGCGCGACCTGGGGGACGGTCTTGCCGGTCTCGCCGGCGATCGCCTCCAGCACCTCGACCACCGTATAGAGATACTCGTCGTCGACCGGCGGGCCGCCGACCGCGCCGCCCGAGGCGATGCGGCCACTCTGGTCCTGCCCGCGGCGGATCTTGCCGGTGAGGCGGCCCCAGCCGAGCGGGCTCCACACCATCAGGCCGACGCCTTGGTCCAGCCCGAGCGGCATCAGCTCCCATTCGTAGTCGCGGCCAATCAGCGAGTAATAGCCCTGGTAGGCGACGT
Coding sequences within it:
- a CDS encoding glycoside hydrolase family 16 protein, whose protein sequence is MRLRWRLAAALTMLPPAGAAAQTIATPPAPAATDERIAVPKDYVQVWADEFDTPGLPDPAKWRYDTSRNREGWWNNELQYYAAGRRENARVEDGHLVIETRKERVDKAADYGGQDYSSAKLFTQGVADWTYGFFEVRAKLACGKGNWPAIWTLGSDAGAGWPRLGEIDIMEHVGQTPGTIHGSVHTKAYNHVAKTQKTAEAQVPDACTAFHTYQLDWTADRILIGVDGRAYMRFDNDHKGDSATWPFDKPQYLILNVAVGGWGADQGIDPAAFPARMEVDYVRVWQKR
- a CDS encoding HXXEE domain-containing protein, translated to MSWLAWAATAAYLLHQFEEHGIDARGMPYAFRSTLCATFGFADATHCPIPDAFIAAVNIPVVWLAGPISALLGRRWPAIALSYLSVPAVNAVAHLGPAIASGSYNPGLVTAVLLFLPLSIWTFRIALRRPDLGGLAVAATLLGGILIHAVLMLSLKAYLAGGISETVLIAIQIFNPAVPMLLVAAVASRRPLRRAT